One genomic segment of Campylobacter sp. includes these proteins:
- a CDS encoding DUF2892 domain-containing protein, with translation MLSRKTRIIRALIGLAIMIAGVAFGSWWGLVGLVPFIVGVTGFCPACYFLNRCSLKR, from the coding sequence ATGCTAAGCAGAAAAACTAGGATAATAAGAGCGCTGATCGGGCTAGCGATAATGATCGCGGGAGTCGCGTTTGGCAGCTGGTGGGGGCTAGTGGGACTCGTGCCCTTTATCGTGGGCGTCACAGGATTTTGCCCCGCTTGCTACTTTTTAAACCGCTGTTCGCTAAAGCGTTAA
- a CDS encoding saccharopine dehydrogenase family protein, with protein MSNILIIGAGGVSQVATVKCAMNADVFTKITLASRTKSKCDAIAKFIKDRLGVQIDTAQIDADDADAVVNLIKKTGAELLLNVALPYQDLTLMDACSRAGIPYIDTANYEHPDTAKFEYKLQWAKDGEFKAANTMALLGSGFDPGVTNVFCAYAQQNLFDEIHEIDILDCNAGDHGYPFATNFNPEINLREVSAKGRYWERGEWKETEPMQIMFKWDYPKVGVKDSYLLYHEELESLVKNIKGLKRIRFFMTFGQSYLTHMKCLENVGMLRIDEVEHNGVKIIPIQFLKTLLPDPASLGPRTKGKTNIGCVIRGLKDGKERQVYIYNVCDHEACYAETGAQAVSYTTGVPAMIGSMMVAKGIWSGKGVFNMENFDAKPFMDELNKQGLPWEMIEMKPGERYEVK; from the coding sequence ATGTCAAATATCTTAATCATAGGCGCGGGTGGCGTGAGCCAAGTCGCGACCGTAAAATGCGCGATGAACGCGGACGTTTTTACAAAAATCACCCTTGCAAGCCGCACCAAAAGCAAGTGCGACGCGATCGCTAAGTTTATAAAAGACCGCCTAGGCGTGCAGATCGATACCGCCCAGATCGACGCGGACGACGCCGATGCGGTCGTAAATTTAATCAAAAAAACGGGTGCCGAGCTGTTACTAAACGTCGCGCTACCGTACCAGGACCTAACACTGATGGACGCGTGCTCTCGCGCCGGCATCCCATACATCGACACCGCAAACTACGAGCACCCCGATACCGCCAAATTTGAATACAAACTACAATGGGCGAAGGACGGCGAGTTTAAAGCCGCAAACACGATGGCGCTGCTGGGAAGCGGCTTTGACCCGGGCGTGACCAACGTATTTTGCGCCTACGCACAGCAAAATCTCTTTGACGAGATCCACGAGATCGACATTCTAGACTGCAACGCGGGCGATCACGGATATCCGTTTGCGACGAATTTCAACCCTGAAATCAACCTGCGCGAAGTAAGTGCAAAGGGCCGTTACTGGGAGCGCGGCGAGTGGAAAGAGACCGAGCCGATGCAGATAATGTTCAAATGGGACTACCCCAAAGTGGGCGTCAAAGACAGCTACCTGCTCTACCACGAGGAGCTAGAAAGCCTTGTAAAAAACATCAAGGGGCTGAAGCGAATCCGCTTTTTTATGACATTCGGACAGAGCTACCTCACGCATATGAAGTGCTTAGAAAACGTCGGTATGCTACGCATCGACGAGGTTGAGCACAACGGCGTAAAAATAATTCCGATCCAATTTTTAAAGACCTTGTTGCCTGATCCTGCGAGCCTCGGTCCTCGCACGAAGGGCAAAACAAACATCGGCTGCGTGATACGTGGCTTAAAAGATGGCAAAGAGCGCCAGGTCTATATCTATAACGTCTGCGACCACGAGGCTTGCTACGCCGAGACGGGCGCGCAGGCGGTGAGCTACACGACGGGCGTGCCTGCGATGATCGGCTCGATGATGGTCGCAAAGGGCATTTGGAGCGGAAAAGGCGTCTTTAACATGGAGAATTTCGACGCCAAGCCTTTCATGGACGAGCTAAATAAGCAGGGCTTGCCGTGGGAGATGATAGAGATGAAACCGGGCGAGAGGTATGAAGTAAAATAG
- a CDS encoding STT3 domain-containing protein, protein MQKFRITNGECSRMDILLIMTLVYIFGMACRFFWIYWASGIEQFSFDDELIMTTNDAFANAEGARDMIAGFHQQGDLSPYGASIPTLAFLLSKILPVSLNSITIYMSVFLAPLVAVPIILIAKEYKILGAGIIAALLACVLPGYYVRTLGGYFDSDMLNATLPLLTLWALIRLIGRSEQSGFALPAIFTVIYDWWYPSSYSLNMAIIVIFLIYTLIFNRRNEENYKAIILMVAAIIKFDAYYEGETIIVNYILLLKIALIAFLYFLMIKIPSHKSKKALWILGTIAVITFVIFGGLVPIAMQLKAYILKDVSKEEIFYFYGVRNTVNEVENANFIKFVLESSGHLFIFICAVGGLALLLIKFRSFILTLPMIALGVLALFGGTRFTMYATPMIALGFAYFIYFTLNYFEIRTWLRSTLLAILTCLALMPSIDFIYKFRVAPTLTKDSIMPLAELKNKASREDYVLSWWDYGYLIRYYSDVKVVADPGGRQAGEYTFMSAFSFNKDEVGSANMARLNVEYIQKLQGKKFDPKLEDKFKLNLYQIQKDYGEADINKFLSSLSDKNFNLPQKTRDIYYYFVPHMIDILPNILKFSTVDIETGKESWTPFIHVGYDIRMGKDGESIIINDECTLPSVDPEYLIYDGKRMPINSYYQVGEVNGKLVKLSKQIDKNSNLYVIFLPDYQRILILDKKVFESAFIQLFVLENYDKDLFEPVYLSNYARIYKLLR, encoded by the coding sequence ATGCAAAAATTTAGAATTACAAACGGCGAATGCTCACGCATGGATATCCTTTTGATCATGACGCTGGTTTATATATTCGGCATGGCGTGCAGGTTTTTTTGGATATATTGGGCTAGCGGGATTGAGCAGTTTTCTTTCGATGACGAGCTCATCATGACTACAAACGACGCCTTTGCGAACGCCGAGGGTGCGCGCGATATGATAGCGGGCTTTCACCAGCAGGGCGATCTTAGCCCGTACGGCGCGTCGATCCCTACTTTGGCATTTTTACTTAGTAAAATTTTACCCGTCAGCCTAAATAGCATTACGATCTATATGAGCGTGTTTTTAGCGCCGCTGGTGGCCGTGCCGATTATTTTGATAGCAAAAGAGTATAAGATCCTGGGCGCAGGCATCATCGCGGCACTACTTGCTTGCGTGCTGCCGGGGTATTATGTCAGGACCTTGGGCGGGTATTTTGATAGCGATATGTTAAATGCTACTCTGCCGCTGCTAACGCTATGGGCTTTGATTAGGCTCATAGGGCGAAGCGAGCAGAGCGGCTTTGCTTTACCTGCCATTTTTACGGTGATTTATGATTGGTGGTATCCTAGCTCGTATTCTCTAAATATGGCGATTATAGTGATATTTTTAATCTATACTTTGATTTTTAATAGACGCAATGAGGAAAATTACAAAGCGATTATTCTTATGGTTGCAGCGATCATAAAATTTGACGCGTATTACGAAGGTGAGACAATAATCGTAAACTATATTTTATTGCTTAAGATTGCACTAATTGCGTTTTTATATTTTTTAATGATTAAAATTCCAAGCCATAAAAGCAAAAAAGCTCTTTGGATTTTGGGTACGATCGCCGTAATTACGTTCGTCATATTCGGCGGACTTGTGCCTATAGCAATGCAGCTTAAAGCATACATCTTAAAGGATGTAAGCAAAGAGGAAATTTTCTACTTCTACGGCGTTAGAAATACGGTTAATGAGGTAGAAAACGCTAATTTCATAAAATTTGTGCTTGAATCTAGTGGGCATCTATTTATATTTATATGCGCTGTAGGAGGGCTGGCTCTATTGCTGATAAAATTCCGTTCGTTTATCTTAACCTTGCCGATGATAGCGCTTGGAGTTTTAGCACTTTTCGGTGGAACTCGCTTTACAATGTACGCTACACCGATGATAGCGCTTGGATTTGCTTATTTTATATATTTCACGCTGAATTACTTTGAAATACGCACCTGGCTTAGAAGTACTTTGTTGGCTATTTTAACCTGTTTAGCGCTAATGCCTAGCATAGATTTTATTTATAAATTCCGAGTTGCGCCTACGCTTACGAAAGACTCCATAATGCCTCTTGCGGAGCTAAAAAATAAGGCTAGCAGGGAGGATTATGTGCTATCGTGGTGGGATTACGGATATTTAATCAGATATTACTCCGATGTAAAAGTAGTAGCTGATCCCGGAGGTAGACAGGCAGGAGAATATACTTTTATGAGTGCGTTTTCCTTTAATAAAGATGAGGTAGGCTCTGCTAATATGGCAAGGCTTAACGTAGAATATATACAAAAGTTGCAAGGTAAAAAATTTGATCCTAAACTGGAAGATAAATTTAAACTAAATCTATATCAAATTCAAAAAGATTATGGCGAAGCCGATATCAATAAATTCTTAAGTTCTTTGAGTGATAAGAATTTCAATCTTCCACAGAAAACTAGGGATATATATTATTATTTTGTACCGCACATGATAGATATATTGCCTAATATCTTAAAATTTTCTACTGTAGATATAGAAACAGGTAAAGAGTCTTGGACACCATTTATTCATGTGGGTTATGATATTAGAATGGGTAAAGATGGAGAGAGCATCATAATAAATGATGAATGCACGCTGCCTAGCGTCGATCCTGAATACCTAATCTATGACGGTAAAAGAATGCCTATTAATTCATATTATCAAGTGGGCGAAGTAAACGGCAAGCTCGTCAAATTATCTAAGCAGATAGATAAAAATTCTAATCTTTACGTGATATTTTTACCGGATTACCAAAGAATTTTAATCTTAGATAAAAAGGTATTTGAGTCAGCCTTCATCCAACTTTTTGTGCTGGAAAACTATGATAAAGATCTGTTTGAGCCCGTTTATTTAAGTAATTATGCGCGGATTTACAAGTTATTAAGATAA